The genomic interval GAGTAATACCGACATAACATAAGCGCCGTTCTTCTTCTAAGGAGGCAGGATCGTCTAAACTGCGGTGGTTGGGAAATAAACCTTCTTCTAAACCCACCAAAAAGACAACCGGAAACTCCAAACCTTTGGCAGCATGAAGGGTCATTAAGGTGACGGCTTCTTCGCCTTCTTGTAAGTTATCTAAATCCGATTGCAGGGGAGCGTAATTGAGATAGCTCGCCAGATCCGTATCGCCAGTTTCTTCCTCATATTGCACGATCGCGCTCAAGAGTTCGAGCAAGTTTTGCAAGCGGTTATCGGCTTCTTCCGTTCCCTGATTTTTAAGCTCGCGAATATAGCCGCAATCTTCCAAAATTCCCCGAGCAATAGTAGAAGCATTATCGCTTTCCAGGCGAGATTGCCAATGAGTCATTAACCGATAAAACTCCATCACTCGCTTTAGAGAACGGCCGGCTAAGGTCTTAATTGAAGCCTCGTCGCTGACAATTTCCCAGAGCGGCACGCCCAACTCCGACGATGCATTTAAGAAGCGGTCTAAGGTAGCTTTCCCAATGCCTCGGCGAGGAGTATTAATAATCCGCAGTAAACTAACCGTATCGGCAGGATTAATCAGCAATCGTAAATAACACAGAGCATCTTTAATCTCTTTGCGATCGTAAAACTTTAATCCGCCGACCATGCGATATTTAATGCTTTGCCGGACTAAAATATCTTCAAAGGCGCGAGATTGAGCATTAGTCCGATAGAGAATGGCAAAGCTACCCCAATTAAACTCCGAACTATTCCGGACTAAACCGTGCATGGTACGAATAATATATTCGGCTTCGTCCACCTCATGGTCGGCTTGGTAGCAGGTAATCGGAGATCCAGGAGAACGAGTCGGTCGCAAGACCTTATCAATTCGCTCTTTATTATTTTTAATTAACTCATTAGCCGCTTGCAAGATATTCTCGCGCGAGCGATAGTTTTCTTCCAGTTTAATCAAAGTTTGCGTTCGATTATCGGGCAGTCCGTCGCCAAAATCATTCTGGAAATCCATCAAGATTCTAAAGTCTGCCATGCGGAAACTATAAATCGATTGATCGGCGTCGCCCACGGCAAAAATCGAGCGGTTCTCCCAATTGCTATAGTCTTGGCTGCGAACGCCTCCAGCAGCGAGCAAACTAATCAAGTCGTATTGAGTTCGGTTCGTATCTTGATATTCATCCACTAAGATATGGCGAAAGCGGCGATGCCAATAAGTCAGGATTTGCTCGTTTTGGCGAAATAAATTCACCGGAACTAAAATTAAATCGTCAAAGTCAAGGGCATTATTTTCTGCCATCCGGTTTTGATAGGCGCCATAGACATCTGCAATAACGCGACCGCGATAATTCGGATTTTCTCTTTGATAGTCTTCCGGCGAAAGTCCTAGATTTTTGGCATTGCTAATGGCATAGCGAATGGTTTTATGATTGAACTTTTTATCGTCTAAATTAAAATCTTTGGTGACAATTTCCTTAATTAATCCTTGTACGTCCGACTCGTCAAAAATCGAGAACTGTTTATCCCAGCGCCGTCCTCTCCCATCCTGATATTTATCGATATCGTAGCGGAGGATGCGGGCGCAGGACGCATGGAACGTACCGACCCAAAGAGGTTTGATATAATCGCTGTAGATTTGCGATCGCAATCTCAGTTGCTCGGGGTCGCTCAAACTCTCCCAAGGCTTGCCCGTCTTCCCTTGAGCTAGTTGCTCGGCAAACAACCGCTCGATGCGCTCTTTCATCTCCCGCGCTGCCTTATTGGTAAACGTCACCGCCAAAATCTGCTCCGGATCGATATGATGGCGTAAAATCAGATTGGCAATTCGATAGGTTAATGCGCGAGTTTTACCCGATCCTGCCCCTGCAACCACTAGCATCGGGCCGCACAGGTGCTCGACTGCGTTTCGTTGTGAAGGATTGAGGACACTGAGGAAATCAGAGGATTGCGTCATGGCTCGAACGAGACTGAGTATAGGGTAAAGTGATAGAGTATCGTACTTTCACGATACGGATCAACCGGGGGGAAATCAGTAATGACCGGTGACCGATCGCTCCATTGTGAGAGATAATAGACTGTAGATCGTAGAATCGTAGAACTCAGACTTCACCTATGACCACTGCTGCACCAGTAAAAACCGAGTATGAAGCCATCATTGGTCTGGAAACTCATTGTCAGTTAAGTACGGAAACCAAGATTTTTTCAGATTCCTCCACAGCGTTTGGTGCAACCCCGAATACGAATATCGATCCCATTTGTTTGGGACTGCCTGGGGTGCTGCCCGTTTTAAATCAGAAAGTTCTCGAATATGCCGTCAAAGCAGGTTTGGCACTCAATTGTACCATTGCTCGCTATAGCAAGTTCGATCGCAAGCAATATTTTTATCCCGACCTCCCGAAAAATTACCAAATTTCTCAGTACGATCTGCCCATTGCCGAACATGGATGGCTGGAAATT from Roseofilum casamattae BLCC-M143 carries:
- the pcrA gene encoding DNA helicase PcrA gives rise to the protein MTQSSDFLSVLNPSQRNAVEHLCGPMLVVAGAGSGKTRALTYRIANLILRHHIDPEQILAVTFTNKAAREMKERIERLFAEQLAQGKTGKPWESLSDPEQLRLRSQIYSDYIKPLWVGTFHASCARILRYDIDKYQDGRGRRWDKQFSIFDESDVQGLIKEIVTKDFNLDDKKFNHKTIRYAISNAKNLGLSPEDYQRENPNYRGRVIADVYGAYQNRMAENNALDFDDLILVPVNLFRQNEQILTYWHRRFRHILVDEYQDTNRTQYDLISLLAAGGVRSQDYSNWENRSIFAVGDADQSIYSFRMADFRILMDFQNDFGDGLPDNRTQTLIKLEENYRSRENILQAANELIKNNKERIDKVLRPTRSPGSPITCYQADHEVDEAEYIIRTMHGLVRNSSEFNWGSFAILYRTNAQSRAFEDILVRQSIKYRMVGGLKFYDRKEIKDALCYLRLLINPADTVSLLRIINTPRRGIGKATLDRFLNASSELGVPLWEIVSDEASIKTLAGRSLKRVMEFYRLMTHWQSRLESDNASTIARGILEDCGYIRELKNQGTEEADNRLQNLLELLSAIVQYEEETGDTDLASYLNYAPLQSDLDNLQEGEEAVTLMTLHAAKGLEFPVVFLVGLEEGLFPNHRSLDDPASLEEERRLCYVGITRAREQLFLTHAQQRRLWGNRESAIPSQFLSEIPRELLQGKTPDYSSSLPAVSVTPKITPAPKKKAPARGKPVVKSPAKKQPQKSSRTGKTGAWQVGDRVLHRSFGVGQITHVFGKGEGQSVAVQFTGLGRKILNPKVVPLQKL